One stretch of Raphanus sativus cultivar WK10039 unplaced genomic scaffold, ASM80110v3 Scaffold1003, whole genome shotgun sequence DNA includes these proteins:
- the LOC130503535 gene encoding uncharacterized protein LOC130503535, giving the protein MQNPWKTLNTASAASPPPFSTGEPLPPSPIPPDPPDPSSPLAPQQFPPLSVNSKTTPLTSATMKKTQKGRRSSATTGDLQHQTTVSEGSTSMVPETEKTGVNDLNNTVLISGSENTTVSQALPLTLGEGSDTYTILNRTTTSPLITNTASGNFPPTLPAQNFPVLPPNPNQTNLPPTENSSVNPQPPIGPLLPTPETRPLPPKPTSAPTLVEKIRASEDKTLERLAPVTISQSGRPRVLIPDSVFQEGAELHKDFIVCYFNGKSPPFLQIQSVLNHMWGKGKRLEIHNNPINHSCLVRIQSEFLRSKILDKNIWYVGDSMFHTAQWSSEHSKSTPPLKAIKIWAHLTGVPLDLRHKKGLSLVAGLIGHPKETDDFTKDLISITVSHVKVEVDLTQPLPDVVEFERQSGEVVEVLVHYPWLPPTCAHCQELGHIMRNCLTAPPQKDPPPPPKKPVPPMPQKQTQKNPASSRKPVYVKKPSQPSSSNHNPPPPSSSDPQSPAKNPLSNSSTLPILDLVIAPSLPFQPPAPDPNPFSSPVRVPKPSLKRSRSSPTLSPPCSGSSNPSSNLQISFFNPFVNSPLPLFPSAPPNPLTLPFDPSTVSVTRGSSHPDGGASIPSK; this is encoded by the coding sequence ATGCAGAACCCATGGAAAACGTTGAACACCGCTTCCGCCGCATCTCCTCCGCCGTTCTCTACCGGAGAACCGCTCCCCCCATCTCCAATCCCTCCTGACCCACCAGATCCATCATCCCCCCTAGCCCCTCAGCAATTTCCACCCTTGTCTGTCAACTCCAAAACTACTCCTTTGACTTCAGCAACTATGAAGAAAACTCAAAAGGGTCGCAGAAGCTCTGCTACTACAGGTGACCTGCAACACCAAACAACTGTCTCGGAAGGATCCACTTCAATGGTACCTGAAACAGAAAAAACTGGCGTCAATGACCTAAACAACACTGTTCTGATTTCTGGATCTGAGAACACTACAGTATCACAAGCTCTTCCTCTTACTCTTGGGGAAGGTAGCGATACTTACACTATCCTAAACCGAACCACTACCTCACCTCTCATCACAAACACAGCCTCAGGAAACTTCCCACCCACACTCCCAGCCCAAAATTTCCCGGTTTTACCGCCAAACCCTAACCAAACTAACCTACCCCCTACTGAAAACTCGTCAGTCAACCCGCAACCACCCATAGGTCCCCTGCTCCCCACTCCAGAAACCAGACCCCTTCCACCAAAGCCAACCTCAGCTCCAACTTTAGTAGAAAAAATCAGAGCCTCTGAGGATAAAACCCTTGAGAGGCTCGCGCCAGTCACTATCTCCCAATCAGGCAGGCCGAGGGTACTCATCCCTGATTCAGTCTTCCAAGAAGGAGCAGAACTACATAAAGATTTTATAGTTTGCTACTTTAATGGAAAGTCGCCACCTTTTTTGCAAATCCAGAGTGTCTTGAATCACATGTGGGGCAAAGGTAAACGACTTGAGATCCACAACAATCCGATTAACCACTCCTGTTTGGTTCGGATACAGAGTGAGTTCTTGAGATCAAAAATCCTGGATAAAAACATATGGTATGTTGGCGACTCTATGTTTCATACTGCTCAGTGGTCCTCAGAGCACTCCAAATCTACCCCTCCCCTTAAGGCGATCAAAATATGGGCTCACCTCACTGGGGTACCATTGGATCTAAGGCATAAAAAAGGCCTCAGTCTGGTGGCAGGATTGATAGGGCATCCAAAGGAAACCGATGACTTCACAAAAGACCTGATAAGCATAACTGTCTCCCATGTTAAAGTAGAAGTGGACTTGACACAGCCTCTCCCTGATGTGGTTGAGTTTGAGCGGCAAAGTGGAGAGGTGGTTGAAGTCCTAGTTCACTACCCTTGGTTGCCACCTACTTGCGCCCATTGTCAAGAGCTTGGGCATATCATGCGTAATTGCCTAACTGCTCCGCCTCAAAAAGATCCTCCCCCTCCTCCTAAAAAACCTGTCCCCCCTATGCCTCAAAAGCAAACTCAGAAAAATCCTGCCTCCTCCAGGAAGCCTGTTTATGTTAAGAAACCTTCCCAGCCTTCCTCATCTAACCACAACCCTCCCCCACCTTCTTCCTCTGACCCTCAATCTCCAGCAAAAAACCCTCTTTCAAACTCCTCTACCTTGCCAATCCTTGATCTCGTGATCGCGCCTTCGCTTCCTTTCCAGCCTCCTGCTCCTGACCCTAACCCCTTTTCCTCCCCTGTCCGTGTCCCTAAGCCGTCTTTAAAGCGATCCAGATCCTCCCCTACCCTCTCCCCTCCTTGCTCTGGCAGTTCAAATCCCTCCTCCAACCTTCAAATCTCTTTTTTTAACCCTTTTGTAAACTCTCCTCTTCCCCTTTTTCCTTCTGCTCCTCCTAACCCCTTAACCCTGCCCTTTGACCCCTCAACTGTTTCTGTTACCCGAGGCTCCTCTCATCCTGATGGGGGAGCTTCTATTCCCTCCAAATGA